One part of the Arabidopsis thaliana chromosome 1 sequence genome encodes these proteins:
- a CDS encoding uncharacterized protein (unknown protein; BEST Arabidopsis thaliana protein match is: unknown protein (TAIR:AT5G35066.1); Has 30201 Blast hits to 17322 proteins in 780 species: Archae - 12; Bacteria - 1396; Metazoa - 17338; Fungi - 3422; Plants - 5037; Viruses - 0; Other Eukaryotes - 2996 (source: NCBI BLink).), producing the protein MKNFKNHEYVNTIHKLDLSHESCGIRALPSMPNSAQTQIEQVKKAPNKEERPSEQRPIRMTARPITAWSNPINSEGQNREIARETKRTLDQLLAYK; encoded by the coding sequence ATGAAAAATTTTAAGAACCACGAATATGTTAACACAATCCATAAACTTGACTTGAGCCATGAATCTTGTGGGATACGGGCTTTGCCCTCCATGCCCAATTCGGCCCAAACACAAATAGAACAAGTCAAGAAAGCTCCTAACAAGGAAGAACGGCCATCAGAACAACGGCCCATCAGAATGACTGCTCGGCCCATCACGGCTTGGTCCAACCCGATAAATTCAGAAGggcaaaacagagaaatcgcAAGAGAGACTAAGAGAACCCTAGATCAGCTCCTTGCCTATAAATAA
- a CDS encoding NagB/RpiA/CoA transferase-like superfamily protein, with protein sequence MDTRRGALAVPKVRRVGFFTSIEPPPESSLQRPNRSQSGPVDATTSSSPLSDSPSGNLISPVLIPPSRHHSDNLTSRVAAAAAAPVPVPGPAAFRRYLTPERTLLHVGSYNPPDSLLGTSSPSSNGGLSEDSASLFGFQRSDSTKLSASLPNGGFDLTLAVRAPQESETKIATTSASQGKKKIAEVSGKSESATTKPQKEKEPKALKDKTTKAERRAIQEAQRAAKAAAKGEGSRRADESGRANPGKAAIKPQPKKERLPVTSSVSEKTAVAVEKEKRMDVPQTQMQYDDKSRVDKAKRRAVVEQTESKNKVELFLHLPQYERSNQLPNLSSNFFTLDSIHHAVYKVGLQHLAGDISGDNARCIAMLQAFQEAIEDYSTPPMKDLTMDLTAKINGYVSFLIECRPLSMSMGNAIRFLKNQIRKLPVNLSESEAKSSLCSDIGRFIDEKTIIADKAIVQHAVTKIRDGEVLLTYGFSCVVEMILLYAHEIGKKFRVVIVDSRPNLEGQKLLRRLVTRGLDCTYTHINAISYIMREATRVFLGASSIYSNGTLYARVGTSCIAMVANAFSVPVIVCCEAYKFHERVLLDSICSNELGKCFTRSSSCRLFIYLNQSFFACVKNLQAILTP encoded by the exons ATGGATACTCGTCGCGGAGCTCTTGCGGTTCCTAAAGTCCGTCGAGTAGGTTTCTTCACATCAATCGAGCCGCCTCCAGAATCATCATTACAACGACCAAATCGAAGCCAATCCGGTCCAGTAGATGCAAccacctcttcttctcctctctccgATTCACCTTCCGGTAACTTAATTTCTCCGGTCTTAATTCCACCGTCGCGTCACCATTCCGACAATTTAACCTCTCgcgttgctgctgctgctgctgctcctGTGCCCGTCCCTGGACCTGCCGCTTTCCGCCGATACTTAACTCCTGAACGGACTCTTCTTCACGTTGGTAGTTACAATCCTCCGGATTCGCTTCTCGGGACATCATCACCCTCGAGTAACGGAGGGCTTTCTGAGGATTCGGCTTCTCTGTTTGGGTTCCAACGGAGTGATTCGACGAAATTATCAGCAAGCTTACCTAATGGAGGCTTTGATTTGACTCTAGCTGTTAGAGCTCCTCAGGaatctgaaaccaaaattgcGACCACGTCTGCTTCTCAAGGGAAAAAGAAGATCGCCGAAGTTTCTG GAAAGAGTGAGTCTGCGACCACAAAACCCCAGAAGGAAAAGGAACCAAAAGCATTGAAAGATAAAACCACTAAAGCAGAAAGACGTGCCATCCAAGAGGCACAACGGGCAGCAAAAGCTGCTGCAAAag GCGAAGGAAGCAGGCGTGCAGATGAGTCTGGTAGAGCTAATCCTGGCAAGGCTGCCATAAAGCCccaaccaaagaaagaaagacttCCCGTCACgtcctctgtttctgaaaAAACAGCTGTAGCAgtagaaaaagagaagaggatgGATGTCCCTCAGACACAAATGCAGTATGATGATAAAAGCCGAGTGGATAAAGCTAAGAGGCGAGCTGTGGTTGAACAGACCGAGAGCAAGAACAAAGTTGAATTatttctccatcttcctcAATACGAACGCAGCAATCAGCTTCCCAATTTAAGCTCCAATTTTTTCACACTCGATTCCATACACCATGCAGTCTATAAG GTGGGTTTGCAACATTTGGCTGGAGATATATCTGGGGACAATGCACGATGTATTGCCATGCTCCAAGCATTTCAAGAAGCTATAGAAGATTACAGTACACCTCCTATGAAAGACCTGACCATGGACTTGACAGCCAAGATAAACGGTTATGTTTCATTCTTGATAGAATGTCGTCCCCTCTCCATGAGCATGGGAAACGCAATCAGGTTCCTGAAGAACCAAATCAGAAAACTACCTGTAAACCTGTCAGAATCAGAGGCAAAAAGTTCCCTCTGTTCTGACATTGGCCGGTTCATAGACGAGAAGACAATTATTGCAGATAAGGCAATCGTGCAACACGCCGTAACAAAAATCAGAGACGGAGAAGTTCTTCTTACATATGGATTCTCTTGTGTGGTTGAAATGATTCTCCTATACGCCCATGAGATTGGGAAAAAGTTCCGCGTAGTGATTGTAGACTCACGCCCTAACCTTGAAGGGCAAAAGCTACTCCGTAGACTTGTGACTCGTGGCCTCGACTGTACCTACACTCATATAAATGCCATTTCCTACATCATGCGTGAGGCTACACGTGTTTTTCTCGGTGCTTCATCAATATACTCGAATGGAACTCTTTACGCAAGAGTTGGCACATCCTGCATTGCAATGGTTGCAAACGCATTTAGTGTTCCTGTAATTGTTTGTTGTGAAGCTTACAAGTTCCATGAAAGAGTCCTACTTGATTCAATCTGCTCCAACGAACTTGGTAAATGTTTCACtcgctcttcttcttgtcgATTATTCATTTACTTGAATCAGAGTTTTTTTGCCTGTGTGAAAAATTTACAGGCGATCCTGACGCCGTAG
- a CDS encoding NagB/RpiA/CoA transferase-like superfamily protein (NagB/RpiA/CoA transferase-like superfamily protein; FUNCTIONS IN: GTP binding, translation initiation factor activity; INVOLVED IN: translational initiation, cellular metabolic process; LOCATED IN: eukaryotic translation initiation factor 2B complex; EXPRESSED IN: 23 plant structures; EXPRESSED DURING: 13 growth stages; CONTAINS InterPro DOMAIN/s: Initiation factor 2B related (InterPro:IPR000649); BEST Arabidopsis thaliana protein match is: NagB/RpiA/CoA transferase-like superfamily protein (TAIR:AT5G38640.1); Has 6025 Blast hits to 4716 proteins in 1003 species: Archae - 328; Bacteria - 1823; Metazoa - 882; Fungi - 644; Plants - 274; Viruses - 5; Other Eukaryotes - 2069 (source: NCBI BLink).) produces MDTRRGALAVPKVRRVGFFTSIEPPPESSLQRPNRSQSGPVDATTSSSPLSDSPSGNLISPVLIPPSRHHSDNLTSRVAAAAAAPVPVPGPAAFRRYLTPERTLLHVGSYNPPDSLLGTSSPSSNGGLSEDSASLFGFQRSDSTKLSASLPNGGFDLTLAVRAPQESETKIATTSASQGKKKIAEVSGKSESATTKPQKEKEPKALKDKTTKAERRAIQEAQRAAKAAAKGEGSRRADESGRANPGKAAIKPQPKKERLPVTSSVSEKTAVAVEKEKRMDVPQTQMQYDDKSRVDKAKRRAVVEQTESKNKVELFLHLPQYERSNQLPNLSSNFFTLDSIHHAVYKVGLQHLAGDISGDNARCIAMLQAFQEAIEDYSTPPMKDLTMDLTAKINGYVSFLIECRPLSMSMGNAIRFLKNQIRKLPVNLSESEAKSSLCSDIGRFIDEKTIIADKAIVQHAVTKIRDGEVLLTYGFSCVVEMILLYAHEIGKKFRVVIVDSRPNLEGQKLLRRLVTRGLDCTYTHINAISYIMREATRVFLGASSIYSNGTLYARVGTSCIAMVANAFSVPVIVCCEAYKFHERVLLDSICSNELGDPDAVANIPSFRTNAKHSKTMDNNKNLQFLNLMYDSTPSEYISMIVSDYGMIPPTSIPVIVREYRRENLLL; encoded by the exons ATGGATACTCGTCGCGGAGCTCTTGCGGTTCCTAAAGTCCGTCGAGTAGGTTTCTTCACATCAATCGAGCCGCCTCCAGAATCATCATTACAACGACCAAATCGAAGCCAATCCGGTCCAGTAGATGCAAccacctcttcttctcctctctccgATTCACCTTCCGGTAACTTAATTTCTCCGGTCTTAATTCCACCGTCGCGTCACCATTCCGACAATTTAACCTCTCgcgttgctgctgctgctgctgctcctGTGCCCGTCCCTGGACCTGCCGCTTTCCGCCGATACTTAACTCCTGAACGGACTCTTCTTCACGTTGGTAGTTACAATCCTCCGGATTCGCTTCTCGGGACATCATCACCCTCGAGTAACGGAGGGCTTTCTGAGGATTCGGCTTCTCTGTTTGGGTTCCAACGGAGTGATTCGACGAAATTATCAGCAAGCTTACCTAATGGAGGCTTTGATTTGACTCTAGCTGTTAGAGCTCCTCAGGaatctgaaaccaaaattgcGACCACGTCTGCTTCTCAAGGGAAAAAGAAGATCGCCGAAGTTTCTG GAAAGAGTGAGTCTGCGACCACAAAACCCCAGAAGGAAAAGGAACCAAAAGCATTGAAAGATAAAACCACTAAAGCAGAAAGACGTGCCATCCAAGAGGCACAACGGGCAGCAAAAGCTGCTGCAAAag GCGAAGGAAGCAGGCGTGCAGATGAGTCTGGTAGAGCTAATCCTGGCAAGGCTGCCATAAAGCCccaaccaaagaaagaaagacttCCCGTCACgtcctctgtttctgaaaAAACAGCTGTAGCAgtagaaaaagagaagaggatgGATGTCCCTCAGACACAAATGCAGTATGATGATAAAAGCCGAGTGGATAAAGCTAAGAGGCGAGCTGTGGTTGAACAGACCGAGAGCAAGAACAAAGTTGAATTatttctccatcttcctcAATACGAACGCAGCAATCAGCTTCCCAATTTAAGCTCCAATTTTTTCACACTCGATTCCATACACCATGCAGTCTATAAG GTGGGTTTGCAACATTTGGCTGGAGATATATCTGGGGACAATGCACGATGTATTGCCATGCTCCAAGCATTTCAAGAAGCTATAGAAGATTACAGTACACCTCCTATGAAAGACCTGACCATGGACTTGACAGCCAAGATAAACGGTTATGTTTCATTCTTGATAGAATGTCGTCCCCTCTCCATGAGCATGGGAAACGCAATCAGGTTCCTGAAGAACCAAATCAGAAAACTACCTGTAAACCTGTCAGAATCAGAGGCAAAAAGTTCCCTCTGTTCTGACATTGGCCGGTTCATAGACGAGAAGACAATTATTGCAGATAAGGCAATCGTGCAACACGCCGTAACAAAAATCAGAGACGGAGAAGTTCTTCTTACATATGGATTCTCTTGTGTGGTTGAAATGATTCTCCTATACGCCCATGAGATTGGGAAAAAGTTCCGCGTAGTGATTGTAGACTCACGCCCTAACCTTGAAGGGCAAAAGCTACTCCGTAGACTTGTGACTCGTGGCCTCGACTGTACCTACACTCATATAAATGCCATTTCCTACATCATGCGTGAGGCTACACGTGTTTTTCTCGGTGCTTCATCAATATACTCGAATGGAACTCTTTACGCAAGAGTTGGCACATCCTGCATTGCAATGGTTGCAAACGCATTTAGTGTTCCTGTAATTGTTTGTTGTGAAGCTTACAAGTTCCATGAAAGAGTCCTACTTGATTCAATCTGCTCCAACGAACTTG GCGATCCTGACGCCGTAGCCAACATACCATCATTTAGAACCAATGCAAAGCATTCAAAGACAAtggacaacaacaaaaaccttCAGTTTCTGAATCTAAT GTATGATTCTACTCCTTCAGAATATATATCTATGATTGTTTCGGATTATGGAATG ATTCCTCCGACGAGTATACCAGTGATTGTACGTGAATACAGGAGAGAAAACTTGTTGCTATAA
- a CDS encoding Adenine nucleotide alpha hydrolases-like superfamily protein (Adenine nucleotide alpha hydrolases-like superfamily protein; FUNCTIONS IN: molecular_function unknown; INVOLVED IN: response to stress; LOCATED IN: cellular_component unknown; EXPRESSED IN: 22 plant structures; EXPRESSED DURING: 13 growth stages; CONTAINS InterPro DOMAIN/s: UspA (InterPro:IPR006016), Rossmann-like alpha/beta/alpha sandwich fold (InterPro:IPR014729); BEST Arabidopsis thaliana protein match is: Adenine nucleotide alpha hydrolases-like superfamily protein (TAIR:AT2G03720.1); Has 185 Blast hits to 185 proteins in 20 species: Archae - 0; Bacteria - 0; Metazoa - 0; Fungi - 0; Plants - 185; Viruses - 0; Other Eukaryotes - 0 (source: NCBI BLink).), with translation MEDVRRIVVVVEDKQAARTALQWALHNLLRQGDVIVLLHVYSPPPRKKKSTAARLLRRHGYNLALSFREICDSFFNTNTEIIVREGDDDGRMIAQVVKEIGASMLLVGLHQNSFLYRWAISGIDVARNFNCKVMAIKQPSPELSPPVKVKGHKTSKATATATSDCLTNFDFSQIEISGLQVPEIPTPTKVPYRLCPSPHAILWRTRPRRRSKDQYGVGS, from the exons atggaaGATGTACGGAGGATTGTGGTGGTCGTAGAAGATAAACAAGCGGCGAGGACGGCGTTACAATGGGCACTTCACAACCTCCTCCGTCAAGGTGACGTCATAGTACTCCTCCACGTGTACTCTCCTCCACCGCGTAAGAAGAAATCCACGGCGGCGCGTCTCCTCCGCCGTCACGGATACAATCTTGCTCTCTCTTTCCGTGAAATCTGCGACTCTTTCTTCAAC ACGAATACTGAGATCATTGtgagagaaggagatgatgatggaagAATGATTGCTCAAGTTGTCAAAGAGATTGGTGCTTCGATGCTTCTCGTTGGTCTCCATCAGAACAGCTTTCTTTACAG ATGGGCAATAAGTGGGATCGATGTAGCGAGAAATTTCAATTGCAAAGTGATGGCTATAAAGCAGCCTTCACCGGAACTTTCGCCTCCGGTGAAGGTTAAGGGACACAAGACCTCTAAGGCGACGGCGACAGCGACTTCAGATTGTTTAACTAATTTTGACTTTTCacaaattgaaatttctgGATTACA GGTTCCTGAGATTCCGACACCAACTAAAGTGCCATACAGATTATGTCCGAGTCCTCATGCCATACTATGGAGAACAAGGCCCCGGAGGAGATCCAAAGACCAATACGGTGTCGGTTCATAG